One Myripristis murdjan chromosome 18, fMyrMur1.1, whole genome shotgun sequence DNA window includes the following coding sequences:
- the hspa12b gene encoding heat shock 70 kDa protein 12B isoform X2 produces MADVEQPDSNSLQIPGDNLSVPSSPATARNDCSIAPLTPSPSPRVELRPKMACPFLVVVAIDFGTTSSGYAFSFTQDPEAIHMMKRWEGGDPGVANQKSPTCLLLTPELRFHSFGFAARDSYHDLDPEEAQHWLYFDKFKMKIHSASDLTMETELEAVNGQRVRAIEVFAHALHFFREHALKEVKDQSSSVLEGEEIRWVITVPAVWRQPAKQFMREAAYLAGLVSPDCPEQLLIALEPEAASIYCRKLRLHQVIDLSLRPVTNGLDSDGSRPFDSSFRQAREQLRRSRHSRTFLVESGTGELWSEMQTGDRYIVADCGGGTVDLTVHQIEQPQGTLKELYKASGGPYGAVGVDLAFEAMLCQIFGEDFIQSFKAKRPAAWVDLTIAFEARKRTATPGRANALNISLPFSFIDYYKRHRGQSVETALRRSNMNIVKWSSQGMLRLTQEAMNELFQPTISNIVKHIEELMAKPEVRGVRFLFLVGGFAESPMLQRAVQNALGRTCRIIIPQDVGLTILKGAVLFGLDPTVVRVRRCPLTYGVGVLNRFVEGRHPHNKLLIKDGREWCTDILDRFVSVDQSVALGEVVRRSYTPARLGQRKIIINIYCSATDDVTYISDPGVRKCGTITLDLPEPLPVPGAVGGAGGVERREIRATMQFGDTEIKVMAVDVMSNRSVRASIDFLSN; encoded by the exons ATGGCTGACGTAGAGCAGCCAGACTCCAACAGCCTGCAGATAccgg gTGATAATTTATCAGTGCCGTCTTCTCCGGCCACAGCTAGAAATGACTGCAGCATCGCCCCCCTCACACCCTCTCCCTCGCcg aggGTGGAGCTCAGGCCCAAGATGGCATGTCCCTTCTTGGTTGTCGTGGCGATAGACTTTGGGACAACCTCCAGCGGCTACGCTTTCAGCTTCACACAGGACCCAGAGGCCATACACATGATGAA GCGCTGGGAGGGCGGGGACCCGGGTGTGGCCAATCAGAAGAGCCCTACATGTCTGCTGCTGACTCCTGAGCTGCGGTTCCACAGTTTTGGGTTTGCGGCCCGGGACAGTTACCACGACCTGGACCCAGAGGAGGCGCAGCACTGGCTCTACTTCGACAAGTTCAAGATGAAGATCCACAGCGCCAGT GACCTCACCATGGAGACGGAGCTGGAGGCGGTCAACGGCCAGAGGGTCAGGGCCATCGAGGTGTTCGCCCATGCCCTGCACTTCTTCAGGGAGCACGCGCTCAAG GAGGTGAAGGACCAGTCGTCGTCGGtgctggagggggaggagatCAGATGGGTGATCACTGTCCCTGCCGTCTGGAGACAACCCGCCAAGCAGTTCATGAGAGAGGCCGCGTACCTg gccGGTCTCGTGTCTCCAGATTGTCCCGAGCAGCTCCTCATCGCTCTCGAGCCAGAAGCTGCCTCTATTTACTGCCGCAAGCTCcgcctccaccaggtgattgaCCTCAGCCTGCGGCCAGTGACGAATGGCCTGGATTCTGACGGCTCCCGCCCCTTTGACTCCAGCTTCAGACAAG CGCGGGAGCAGCTGAGACGATCCAGACACAGCAGGACCTTCCTGGTAGAGAGTGGGACCGGCGAGTTGTGGTCAGAGATGCAGACCG GTGACAGGTACATTGTGGCAGACTGTGGAGGAGGAACAGTGGATCTGACTGTCCATCAGATAGAGCAGCCACAGGGAACACTGAAGGAGCTCTACAAGGCTTCAG GCGGTCCCTATGGTGCCGTGGGTGTGGACCTGGCCTTTGAAGCCATGCTGTGCCAGATCTTCGGCGAGGACTTCATCCAGAGCTTCAAGGCCAAGCGCCCGGCGGCCTGGGTGGACCTCACCATCGCCTTCGAGGCCCGCAAGAGGACGGCCACGCCGGGCAGAGCCAACGCCCTCAACATCTCCCTGCCCTTCTCCTTCATCGACTACTACAAGAGACACAGGGGGCAGAGCGTGGAGACCGCGCTGAGGAGGAGCAA tatgaaCATAGTGAAGTGGTCGTCCCAGGGAATGTTGCGGTTGACTCAGGAGGCCATGAACGAGCTCTTCCAGCCCACAATCAGCAACATTGTCAAGCACATCG AGGAGCTGATGGCGAAGCCGGAGGTGCGCGGCGTGCGTTTCCTCTTCCTGGTCGGGGGTTTCGCCGAGTCGCCCATGCTGCAGAGAGCAGTCCAGAATGCACTGGGGCGGACGTGCCGCATCATCATCCCCCAGGACGTCGGTCTGACCATCCTGAAGGGAGCGGTGCTTTTCGGGCTGGATCCCACAGTG GTTCGAGTCCGTCGATGCCCCCTCACCTACGGCGTAGGCGTTCTGAATCGCTTCGTTGAGGGACGCCATCCACACAACAAACTCCTCATCAAAGATGGCCGCGAATGGTGCACCGACATCCTCGACCGCTTCGTCTCCGTTGACCAATCAGTGGCGCTTGGTGAGGTCGTGAGGCGGAGCTACACGCCAGCTCGTCTTGGCCAGCGGAAAATCATCATCAATATCTACTGCAGCGCAACGGATGACGTCACATACATCTCTGACCCTGGAGTCAGGAAGTGCGGGACGATAACCCTGGACCTACCAGAACCTTTACCGGTACCGGGAGCAgtgggaggagcaggaggagtggagaggagggagatcaGAGCGACCATGCAGTTTGGAGATACAGAGATCAAAGTCATGGCCGTAGACGTCATGTCCAACCGGTCCGTTCGAGCTTCCATAGACTTCCTGTCCAACTGA
- the cct7 gene encoding T-complex protein 1 subunit eta translates to MMPTPVILLKEGTDTSQGIPQLISNINACQVIAEAVRTTLGPRGMDKLMVDSRGKATISNDGATILKLLDVVHPAAKTLVDIARSQDAEVGDGTTSVTLLAAEFLKQLKPYVEEGLHPQTIIRAFRIATGLAVKKIKEISVTVKKDNKQEQRQLLEKCAATALNSKLIAGQKDFFSKMVVDAVMSLDELLPLKMIGIKKVQGGALEDSQLVAGVAFKKTFSYAGFEMQPKRYENPKIALLNVELELKAEKDNAEVRVSSVEDYQAVVDAEWNILYDKLEKIYQSGAKVVLSKLPIGDVATQYFADRDLFCAGRVQEEDLKRTMMACGGSIQTSVGNMTDNVLGHCELFEEVQVGGERYNFFKGCPKAKTCTIILRGGAEQFMEETERSLHDAIMIVRRAIKNDSIVAGGGAIEMELSKYLRDYSRTIPGKQQLLIGAYAKALEIIPRQLCDNAGFDATNILNKLRAKHAQGGMWYGVDINNEDIADNFAACVWEPSIVRINALTAASEAACLILSVDETIKNPRSSVDGPPGGAGRGRGRGRPHAH, encoded by the exons ATGATG CCCACACCGGTTATCCTGCTGAAGGAGGGGACAGACACGTCTCAGGGCATCCCCCAGCTCATCAGCAACATCAATGCCTGCCAG GTGATTGCTGAGGCTGTGCGGACCACCCTGGGGCCCAGAGGGATGGACAAACTCATGGTGGACAGCAGAG GTAAGGCCACAATTTCAAACGATGGAGCGACAATCCTGAAGCTCCTGGATGTGGTTCACCCTGCCGCCAAGACCCTGGTGGACATTGCTCGCTCCCAGGATGCCGag GTTGGAGATGGCACCACCTCCGTCACTCTCCTGGCAGCCGAGTTCCTGAAGCAGCTGAAGCCGTATGTGGAGGAGGGCCTGCACCCGCAGACCATCATCAGAGCTTTCCGCATCGCCACTGGCCTCGCCGTCAAGAAGATCAAGGAGATCTCAGTCACAGTCAAGAAGGACAACAAACA AGAGCAGAGGCAGCTTTTGGAGAAGTGTGCGGCCACGGCCCTGAATTCCAAACTGATCGCTGGCCAGAAGGACTTCTTCTCCAAAATGGTGGTGGATGCTGTCATGTCTCTGGACGAGCTGCTGCCTCTGAAAATGATCGGCATCAAGAAGGTCCAGGGAGGAGCTCTGGAG GATTCCCAGTTGGTGGCTGGGGTTGCGTTCAAGAAGACCTTCTCCTATGCTGGGTTTGAGATGCAGCCCAAACGCTATGAGAACCCAAAAATCGCCTTGCTCAACgtggagctggagctgaaggCAGAGAAGGACAATGCAGAGGTGCGCGTGAGCTCTGTTGAG gACTACCAGGCCGTGGTCGATGCTGAGTGGAACATCTTGTACGACAAACTGGAGAAGATCTACCAGTCAGGAGCCAAGGTGGTTCTGTCTAAGTTGCCCATCGGTGACGTGGCAACCCAGTACTTTGCCGACAGAGACTTGTTCTGTGCTGGCAGGGTGCAGGAGGAGGATCTCAAGAGGACCATGATG GCCTGCGGTGGCTCCATCCAGACCTCTGTAGGAAACATGACAGACAATGTCCTGGGACACTGTGAACTCTTCGAGGAGGTCCAGGTCGGAGGAGAGAG GTATAACTTTTTTAAGGGCTGCCCCAAGGCGAAGACTTGCACCATCATCTTGAGGGGTGGAGCAGAACAGTTCATGGAGGAGACAGAGCGTTCGCTGCATGATGCCATCATGATTGTACGCAGGGCCATTAAG AATGACTCCATCGTGGCAGGCGGAGGAGCCATAGAGATGGAGCTGTCCAAGTACCTGAGGGATTATTCCAGGACCATCCCTGggaaacagcagctgctgatCGGAGCGTACGCCAAGGCCCTGGAGATCATTCCCAGACAGCTGTGTGACAACGCAGGCTTCGACGCCACCAACATTCTGAACAAGCTTCGTGCCAAGCACGCACAG GGCGGCATGTGGTACGGCGTGGACATCAACAACGAAGACATCGCAGACAACtttgctgcctgtgtgtgggaGCCGTCCATCGTTCGGATCAACGCCTTGACAGCAGCATCAGAGGCAGCTTGCCTCATCCTGTCAGTCGATGAGACGATCAAGAACCCCCGCAGCTCTGTGGATggacctccagggggcgctggCAGGGGCCGGGGCCGTGGGCGACCTCATGCTCACTAG
- the hspa12b gene encoding heat shock 70 kDa protein 12B isoform X1: MAQTLCQRAVMFNVCVCVCVCVCVCVCVCVCVCVYYLPPQPFLWPWVPTPDCAEFGKSFVLQPGGGGGTRQRNVVAAKKKGTVAPVKMADVEQPDSNSLQIPGDNLSVPSSPATARNDCSIAPLTPSPSPRVELRPKMACPFLVVVAIDFGTTSSGYAFSFTQDPEAIHMMKRWEGGDPGVANQKSPTCLLLTPELRFHSFGFAARDSYHDLDPEEAQHWLYFDKFKMKIHSASDLTMETELEAVNGQRVRAIEVFAHALHFFREHALKEVKDQSSSVLEGEEIRWVITVPAVWRQPAKQFMREAAYLAGLVSPDCPEQLLIALEPEAASIYCRKLRLHQVIDLSLRPVTNGLDSDGSRPFDSSFRQAREQLRRSRHSRTFLVESGTGELWSEMQTGDRYIVADCGGGTVDLTVHQIEQPQGTLKELYKASGGPYGAVGVDLAFEAMLCQIFGEDFIQSFKAKRPAAWVDLTIAFEARKRTATPGRANALNISLPFSFIDYYKRHRGQSVETALRRSNMNIVKWSSQGMLRLTQEAMNELFQPTISNIVKHIEELMAKPEVRGVRFLFLVGGFAESPMLQRAVQNALGRTCRIIIPQDVGLTILKGAVLFGLDPTVVRVRRCPLTYGVGVLNRFVEGRHPHNKLLIKDGREWCTDILDRFVSVDQSVALGEVVRRSYTPARLGQRKIIINIYCSATDDVTYISDPGVRKCGTITLDLPEPLPVPGAVGGAGGVERREIRATMQFGDTEIKVMAVDVMSNRSVRASIDFLSN; this comes from the exons AGTTTGGGAAGAGTTTTGTGCTCCAGccagggggaggtggaggaacACGGCAGCGTAACGTtgttgcagcaaaaaaaaaaggg ACCGTGGCTCCTGTAAAGATGGCTGACGTAGAGCAGCCAGACTCCAACAGCCTGCAGATAccgg gTGATAATTTATCAGTGCCGTCTTCTCCGGCCACAGCTAGAAATGACTGCAGCATCGCCCCCCTCACACCCTCTCCCTCGCcg aggGTGGAGCTCAGGCCCAAGATGGCATGTCCCTTCTTGGTTGTCGTGGCGATAGACTTTGGGACAACCTCCAGCGGCTACGCTTTCAGCTTCACACAGGACCCAGAGGCCATACACATGATGAA GCGCTGGGAGGGCGGGGACCCGGGTGTGGCCAATCAGAAGAGCCCTACATGTCTGCTGCTGACTCCTGAGCTGCGGTTCCACAGTTTTGGGTTTGCGGCCCGGGACAGTTACCACGACCTGGACCCAGAGGAGGCGCAGCACTGGCTCTACTTCGACAAGTTCAAGATGAAGATCCACAGCGCCAGT GACCTCACCATGGAGACGGAGCTGGAGGCGGTCAACGGCCAGAGGGTCAGGGCCATCGAGGTGTTCGCCCATGCCCTGCACTTCTTCAGGGAGCACGCGCTCAAG GAGGTGAAGGACCAGTCGTCGTCGGtgctggagggggaggagatCAGATGGGTGATCACTGTCCCTGCCGTCTGGAGACAACCCGCCAAGCAGTTCATGAGAGAGGCCGCGTACCTg gccGGTCTCGTGTCTCCAGATTGTCCCGAGCAGCTCCTCATCGCTCTCGAGCCAGAAGCTGCCTCTATTTACTGCCGCAAGCTCcgcctccaccaggtgattgaCCTCAGCCTGCGGCCAGTGACGAATGGCCTGGATTCTGACGGCTCCCGCCCCTTTGACTCCAGCTTCAGACAAG CGCGGGAGCAGCTGAGACGATCCAGACACAGCAGGACCTTCCTGGTAGAGAGTGGGACCGGCGAGTTGTGGTCAGAGATGCAGACCG GTGACAGGTACATTGTGGCAGACTGTGGAGGAGGAACAGTGGATCTGACTGTCCATCAGATAGAGCAGCCACAGGGAACACTGAAGGAGCTCTACAAGGCTTCAG GCGGTCCCTATGGTGCCGTGGGTGTGGACCTGGCCTTTGAAGCCATGCTGTGCCAGATCTTCGGCGAGGACTTCATCCAGAGCTTCAAGGCCAAGCGCCCGGCGGCCTGGGTGGACCTCACCATCGCCTTCGAGGCCCGCAAGAGGACGGCCACGCCGGGCAGAGCCAACGCCCTCAACATCTCCCTGCCCTTCTCCTTCATCGACTACTACAAGAGACACAGGGGGCAGAGCGTGGAGACCGCGCTGAGGAGGAGCAA tatgaaCATAGTGAAGTGGTCGTCCCAGGGAATGTTGCGGTTGACTCAGGAGGCCATGAACGAGCTCTTCCAGCCCACAATCAGCAACATTGTCAAGCACATCG AGGAGCTGATGGCGAAGCCGGAGGTGCGCGGCGTGCGTTTCCTCTTCCTGGTCGGGGGTTTCGCCGAGTCGCCCATGCTGCAGAGAGCAGTCCAGAATGCACTGGGGCGGACGTGCCGCATCATCATCCCCCAGGACGTCGGTCTGACCATCCTGAAGGGAGCGGTGCTTTTCGGGCTGGATCCCACAGTG GTTCGAGTCCGTCGATGCCCCCTCACCTACGGCGTAGGCGTTCTGAATCGCTTCGTTGAGGGACGCCATCCACACAACAAACTCCTCATCAAAGATGGCCGCGAATGGTGCACCGACATCCTCGACCGCTTCGTCTCCGTTGACCAATCAGTGGCGCTTGGTGAGGTCGTGAGGCGGAGCTACACGCCAGCTCGTCTTGGCCAGCGGAAAATCATCATCAATATCTACTGCAGCGCAACGGATGACGTCACATACATCTCTGACCCTGGAGTCAGGAAGTGCGGGACGATAACCCTGGACCTACCAGAACCTTTACCGGTACCGGGAGCAgtgggaggagcaggaggagtggagaggagggagatcaGAGCGACCATGCAGTTTGGAGATACAGAGATCAAAGTCATGGCCGTAGACGTCATGTCCAACCGGTCCGTTCGAGCTTCCATAGACTTCCTGTCCAACTGA